The Chitinophaga flava genome has a segment encoding these proteins:
- a CDS encoding LytR/AlgR family response regulator transcription factor — protein MKIVIFEDEMHNAERLKQLLHKYDPGIEVVAVIESVAEGLKWLEQGIGADLMMMDIQLSDGNCFEIFSKMKVSTPVIFTTAYDGFALQAFKVNSIDYLMKPIDPDELKRALQKYEHFRPAAASAISIEKIAEEFMRRNSTRFIGKINNQLVYVKAQDIAYLHFTKGMTVATTVTNQRLPLDYSLDQIEKMLDRNVFFRINRQFIIHIDAIKKITTYYNSRLILQLAPYVDTDVIISRERVAEFKSWLEGKS, from the coding sequence ATGAAGATTGTCATATTTGAAGATGAAATGCATAATGCCGAACGCCTGAAACAGTTGCTGCATAAGTATGATCCGGGCATAGAAGTAGTGGCTGTTATTGAGTCGGTAGCAGAAGGACTGAAATGGCTGGAACAGGGCATTGGTGCAGATTTGATGATGATGGACATACAATTGTCTGATGGGAACTGTTTTGAGATATTCAGTAAAATGAAGGTGTCTACGCCGGTCATCTTCACGACGGCTTATGATGGTTTTGCCTTACAGGCTTTTAAGGTAAACAGTATCGATTACCTGATGAAGCCTATTGACCCCGACGAGTTAAAACGGGCCTTGCAGAAATATGAACATTTCCGGCCAGCGGCAGCGAGTGCCATTAGTATTGAAAAGATTGCGGAAGAGTTTATGCGCCGCAACAGTACCCGTTTTATCGGTAAGATCAACAATCAGCTGGTATATGTGAAAGCACAGGATATTGCTTATCTGCATTTTACCAAAGGTATGACGGTAGCTACTACGGTAACGAATCAACGTTTACCGCTGGACTATTCATTGGATCAGATTGAGAAGATGCTGGACCGGAATGTCTTTTTCCGGATCAACCGGCAGTTTATCATACACATCGATGCCATCAAAAAAATCACCACTTATTATAATAGCAGATTAATACTTCAATTAGCACCTTATGTTGATACTGATGTTATTATTAGCCGTGAGAGGGTGGCGGAATTCAAGAGCTGGCTGGAAGGCAAAAGCTGA